The following coding sequences lie in one Arabidopsis thaliana chromosome 3, partial sequence genomic window:
- a CDS encoding Calcium-dependent phosphotriesterase superfamily protein (Calcium-dependent phosphotriesterase superfamily protein; FUNCTIONS IN: strictosidine synthase activity; INVOLVED IN: alkaloid biosynthetic process, biosynthetic process; LOCATED IN: endoplasmic reticulum; EXPRESSED IN: 19 plant structures; EXPRESSED DURING: 10 growth stages; CONTAINS InterPro DOMAIN/s: Strictosidine synthase, conserved region (InterPro:IPR018119), Strictosidine synthase (InterPro:IPR004141), Six-bladed beta-propeller, TolB-like (InterPro:IPR011042); BEST Arabidopsis thaliana protein match is: Calcium-dependent phosphotriesterase superfamily protein (TAIR:AT3G51430.1); Has 1624 Blast hits to 1611 proteins in 398 species: Archae - 36; Bacteria - 672; Metazoa - 222; Fungi - 24; Plants - 455; Viruses - 0; Other Eukaryotes - 215 (source: NCBI BLink).) has product MPVFLSSRFLFFCIIVPLLISITLYQLDTFDPAHHPADSLISSTASIPPLINERFLTGAEFIGVGLLNSPEDIAYHEDSGFIYTGCVDGWVKRVKVAESVNDSLVEDLVNTGGRPLGIAFGIHGEVIVADAYKGLLNISGDGKKTELLTEEADGVRFKLPDAVTVADNGVLYFTDGSYKYNLHQFSFDILEGKPHGRLMSFDPTTKVTRVLLRDLYFANGVSLSPDQTHLVFCETPIRRCSKYYINGGRVELFIQGLPGYPDNIRYDGDGHYWIAMPSGVTTLWKLSMKYPFLRKITAMAAKYGYEPMFMENAGVLQVDLDGNPIAYYHDQALSHITTGVKIGNYLYCGSLWHSHILRLDLLKYPAQNKKL; this is encoded by the exons ATGCCTGTATTCCTCTCTTctcgttttctcttcttctgcatcATCGTCCCCTTACTCATCTCTATCACTCTCTACCAACTCGACACGTTTGACCCAGCTCATCATCCCGCTGACTCACTCATCTCCTCTACTGCTTCAATCCCGCCTCTAATAAACGAAAGATTTCTCACCGGAGCTGAGTTTATCGGAGTCGGTCTTCTCAATAGCCCCGAAGACATCGCCTACCATGAAGACTCTGGTTTCATCTACACTGGTTGCGTTGATGGATGGGTCAAACGAGTCAAGGTCGCCGAGTCGGTTAATGACTCACTCGTTGAAGATTTGGTCAACACCGGTGGTAGACCGCTCGGAATCGCTTTCGGAATCCACGGCGAAGTCATCGTCGCTGACGCTTACAAG GGACTGTTGAATATAAGCGGTGACGGGAAGAAGACGGAATTGTTAACGGAAGAAGCGGACGGCGTTAGATTTAAGCTACCGGATGCAGTTACTGTTGCAGATAACGGCGTTTTGTATTTCACTGATGGTTCTTATAAGTACAATCTCCATCAGTTTAGTTTTGATATCTTGGAAGGCAAACCACACGGTCGTCTCATGAGCTTTGATCCCACCACAAAAGTGACACGTGTACTTCTCAGAGATCTCTACTTTGCTAATGGTGTCTCTCTGTCTCCTGATCAAACCCATCTCGTCTTCTGCGAAACCCCCAT AAGAAGATGTAGTAAGTATTACATCAATGGAGGGCGCGTGGAGTTATTTATTCAAGGCTTACCAGGCTATCCAGATAACATCCGGTATGATGGAGATGGACATTACTGGATTGCAATGCCTTCG GGAGTAACAACGTTGTGGAAGCTTTCAATGAAATACCCATTCTTGAGGAAAATCACAGCTATGGCGGCTAAGTACGGCTATGAACCTATGTTTATGGAGAATGCAGGAGTTTTGCAGGTGGATTTGGATGGGAACCCCATCGCATACTACCATGATCAGGCGCTCTCTCACATAACCACCGGTGTCAAGATTGGGAACTATCTCTATTGTGGAAGTCTCTGGCATTCACACATTCTCCGACTTGATCTCCTAAAATACCCTGCACAAAACAAGAAGCTTTGA
- a CDS encoding Calcium-dependent phosphotriesterase superfamily protein (Calcium-dependent phosphotriesterase superfamily protein; FUNCTIONS IN: strictosidine synthase activity; INVOLVED IN: alkaloid biosynthetic process, biosynthetic process; LOCATED IN: endomembrane system; EXPRESSED IN: 22 plant structures; EXPRESSED DURING: 13 growth stages; CONTAINS InterPro DOMAIN/s: Strictosidine synthase (InterPro:IPR004141), Strictosidine synthase, conserved region (InterPro:IPR018119), Six-bladed beta-propeller, TolB-like (InterPro:IPR011042); BEST Arabidopsis thaliana protein match is: Calcium-dependent phosphotriesterase superfamily protein (TAIR:AT3G51430.1); Has 1424 Blast hits to 1412 proteins in 332 species: Archae - 38; Bacteria - 499; Metazoa - 223; Fungi - 14; Plants - 451; Viruses - 0; Other Eukaryotes - 199 (source: NCBI BLink).), translated as MPVLFSSRSLILSIIVPLLISIALYKLDTFDPAIVPSDAFTSSATSLPPLINDEFLTGAEFIGVGLLNIPEDIAYHKESNLIYTGCVDGWVKRVKVADSVNDSVVEDWVNTGGRPLGIAFGIHGEVIVADVHKGLLNISGDGKKTELLTDEADGVKFKLTDAVTVADNGVLYFTDASYKYTLNQLSLDMLEGKPFGRLLSFDPTTRVTKVLLKDLYFANGITISPDQTHLIFCETPMKRCSKYYISEERVEVFTQSLPGYPDNIRYDGDGHYWIALPSGVTTLWNISLKYPFLRKLTAMVAKYGVDLMFMENAGVLQVDLDGNPIAYYHDPKLSHIATCDKIGKYLYCGSLSQSHILRLDLLKYPAQNKKL; from the exons ATGCCTGTACTTTTCTCCTCTCGTTCTCTCATACTCTCCATTATTGTCCCCTTACTTATATCTATCGCTCTCTACAAACTCGACACATTCGACCCCGCTATTGTTCCTTCCGATGCATTCACATCCTCTGCTACTTCACTCCCGCCGCTTATAAACGACGAATTTCTCACCGGAGCTGAGTTTATCGGTGTCGGTCTTCTCAATATACCCGAAGATATCGCCTACCATAAGGAATCTAATCTCATCTACACTGGTTGTGTTGATGGATGGGTGAAACGAGTCAAGGTCGCCGACTCGGTTAATGACTCAGTCGTTGAGGATTGGGTCAATACTGGTGGTAGACCGCTCGGAATCGCGTTCGGAATCCACGGCGAAGTCATTGTCGCAGACGTACACAAG GGACTGTTGAATATAAGCGGTGACGGAAAGAAGACGGAATTGTTGACGGACGAAGCGGACGGTGTGAAGTTTAAGCTGACGGATGCAGTTACCGTTGCAGATAACGGCGTTTTGTATTTCACAGATGCTTCTTACAAGTACACTCTCAATCAATTGAGTTTAGACATGTTAGAAGGGAAACCTTTTGGACGACTCTTGAGCTTTGATCCCACCACACGTGTTACAAAAGTACTTCTCAAAGACCTCTACTTCGCTAATGGCATCACCATCTCTCCTGATCAAACTCATCTCATCTTCTGTGAAACTCCAAT GAAAAGGTGCAGCAAGTATTACATCAGTGAGGAGCGTGTGGAGGTATTCACTCAAAGCTTACCAGGTTATCCAGATAACATTCGTTACGATGGAGATGGACATTACTGGATTGCATTGCCTTCG GGAGTCACGACATTGTGGAATATCTCGTTGAAATACCCTTTCTTGAGGAAACTCACAGCAATGGTGGCTAAGTACGGCGTGGATCTTATGTTTATGGAGAATGCAGGCGTTTTACAGGTGGATTTGGATGGAAATCCCATCGCGTACTACCATGATCCAAAACTCTCTCACATAGCCACATGTGACAAGATTGGGAAATATCTCTATTGTGGAAGTCTCTCGCAATCACATATCCTCCGACTTGATCTCCTGAAATATCCTGCACAGAACAAGAAACTTTGa